In a single window of the Mucilaginibacter defluvii genome:
- a CDS encoding restriction endonuclease subunit S — protein sequence MSFDEWNKVTIESLVDENRGISYGIVQPGEFINSGGIPILKVNNLTERRFDLKDVSQVKPEIESKYSRTRLQGNEILVSLVGSLGFVFKVTNQQIGWNVVRAIGVLPIKEGINRDFIYWALKQPHVQKAFDYYATHTVQSTLNLKELREIQISLPSGNIQNQIATILSSLDDKIENNLATNQTLEEITCALFKEWFVNFNYPGADGNLKHSEVGDIPVSWEVGSLFDIADQVRENINPSKYPEKEFYHYSLPAFDTDELPSKDLGSNILSNKTAVKAYSVLFSKLNPRIPRIWSIGTIDEDSSVCSTEFIGFVPKRKYYYSYLNYLLKQPELIRKLTNIATGTSNSHQRIKPTDLFELEILIPDDEILKSFEKTVRPILETRFHKIIENQQLAATRNSLLPKLMSGEIKVNGY from the coding sequence ATGAGTTTTGATGAATGGAATAAGGTAACAATTGAGTCACTTGTTGATGAGAACAGAGGTATATCATATGGCATAGTCCAGCCAGGTGAATTTATTAATAGTGGAGGCATTCCTATTTTAAAAGTCAATAACTTGACTGAAAGAAGATTTGATTTGAAAGACGTCTCTCAAGTTAAGCCTGAAATTGAAAGCAAATATTCCAGAACAAGATTACAAGGAAATGAAATACTAGTTAGTTTGGTTGGTAGTTTAGGATTTGTCTTTAAAGTAACTAACCAGCAAATCGGGTGGAATGTCGTTAGAGCAATAGGCGTCTTGCCGATAAAGGAAGGCATCAACAGGGACTTTATTTATTGGGCTTTAAAACAGCCTCATGTACAAAAAGCATTCGATTATTATGCTACGCACACTGTTCAATCAACATTAAACTTAAAAGAATTGAGAGAAATCCAGATTTCATTACCATCTGGAAACATTCAGAATCAAATTGCTACTATTTTATCTTCGCTTGACGATAAAATCGAAAATAACCTTGCCACAAACCAAACGCTTGAAGAAATAACCTGTGCGCTCTTTAAAGAATGGTTTGTCAATTTCAACTATCCTGGCGCTGACGGCAATTTAAAACATAGCGAGGTTGGCGATATTCCCGTGAGTTGGGAAGTTGGATCGTTGTTTGACATTGCTGATCAGGTAAGGGAAAATATAAATCCGTCGAAATACCCTGAAAAAGAATTTTATCATTACAGTTTGCCAGCATTTGATACTGACGAGTTGCCCAGCAAAGATTTGGGTAGCAATATTTTAAGCAACAAAACAGCGGTTAAAGCTTATTCTGTATTATTCTCAAAGCTTAATCCTAGAATACCAAGAATTTGGTCGATTGGGACTATAGATGAAGATTCATCAGTTTGTTCAACAGAGTTTATTGGCTTTGTTCCCAAGCGTAAGTATTATTATTCATATCTGAATTACTTATTAAAACAGCCTGAGCTAATTAGAAAATTAACAAATATCGCTACAGGCACGAGTAATAGTCATCAGCGGATCAAACCAACAGATCTCTTTGAGTTAGAAATATTAATTCCTGATGATGAAATTTTAAAAAGTTTTGAAAAGACAGTTAGGCCAATCTTGGAAACCAGATTTCATAAAATAATTGAAAATCAACAATTAGCGGCAACTAGAAATTCTTTATTGCCAAAACTTATGTCGGGTGAAATAAAAGTAAATGGCTATTAA
- a CDS encoding class I SAM-dependent DNA methyltransferase encodes MSDINEIEKTLWAAADKLRSNMDAAEYKHIVLGLIFLKYISDAFAELHQKLNDGQGEFEGADPEDSDEYLAYNVFYVPEKARWTFLRDNAKQPEIGVLIDQAMDSIEKINDSLKGVLPKNYADPDLDKQRLGELIDLISKIGFGGEGHQGKDLLGQVYEYFLGMFADAEGKNGGQFYTPQSIVKLLVEMLEPYKGRIYDGCCGSGGMFVQSEKFIENHQGKIGDLSIYGQESNPTTVKLAKMNLAIRGIDANIQFGDTFTNDLHPDLKADYIIANPPFNISDWKGEQLRDDVRWKYGTPPVGNANYAWLQHFIHKLSPNGTAGIVLANGSMNSNTGSEGEIRKNMIEAGLVDCMVTLPANLFYNTTIAASLWFLTKNKTNNGFRKRENEILFIDARKMGKMINRRNRVLRDGSNDDINEIKTITDTYHKWRNVNDGYADTPGFCKAATLDEVRLNNYVLTPSRYVGTEDEQIDAMPFEEKMQVLTAKLAEQFAKDTELEIAIRRSLKEIGYEF; translated from the coding sequence ATGAGCGATATAAACGAAATTGAAAAAACCCTATGGGCAGCAGCTGATAAGCTAAGAAGCAATATGGATGCTGCGGAATATAAGCACATTGTGTTAGGATTAATTTTTCTAAAATATATATCTGACGCCTTTGCAGAACTGCATCAAAAACTAAATGATGGACAGGGTGAGTTTGAAGGTGCTGACCCTGAAGATTCTGACGAATACTTAGCCTACAATGTTTTTTATGTGCCTGAAAAAGCCCGATGGACTTTTTTAAGAGACAATGCTAAACAACCTGAAATCGGAGTTCTGATTGACCAGGCTATGGATAGTATTGAGAAGATCAATGATAGCTTAAAAGGAGTATTACCTAAAAATTATGCAGATCCTGATCTTGACAAACAACGTTTAGGGGAACTTATTGACTTAATTAGTAAAATTGGCTTTGGGGGTGAAGGACATCAAGGCAAGGATCTGCTTGGCCAGGTGTATGAGTATTTCTTAGGAATGTTTGCAGATGCTGAAGGTAAAAACGGAGGGCAGTTTTATACGCCACAAAGTATTGTAAAACTTTTAGTTGAAATGCTTGAGCCTTATAAAGGAAGAATTTATGATGGATGTTGTGGCAGTGGTGGCATGTTCGTGCAAAGTGAAAAATTTATTGAAAATCATCAGGGCAAAATAGGCGACTTAAGTATTTACGGACAAGAAAGCAACCCTACTACCGTAAAGCTGGCGAAGATGAACTTGGCGATACGAGGGATCGACGCAAATATTCAATTTGGAGATACATTTACAAACGATTTACACCCCGACCTAAAAGCTGATTATATTATTGCCAACCCGCCGTTTAATATCTCCGACTGGAAGGGCGAGCAGCTACGTGATGATGTACGTTGGAAATACGGCACACCTCCCGTAGGTAATGCTAACTATGCTTGGCTGCAACACTTTATTCATAAACTAAGCCCTAATGGTACCGCAGGTATAGTTTTGGCAAATGGGAGCATGAACAGCAATACCGGCAGCGAAGGTGAGATTAGGAAAAATATGATTGAAGCCGGATTAGTAGATTGTATGGTTACACTACCAGCCAACTTGTTTTACAATACCACCATTGCCGCTTCATTATGGTTTTTAACAAAAAACAAAACCAATAATGGATTCCGCAAGCGTGAAAACGAAATTTTGTTTATTGATGCCCGCAAAATGGGCAAGATGATTAACAGACGGAATCGAGTTCTGCGTGATGGCAGTAATGACGATATAAACGAAATTAAAACTATTACCGACACTTACCATAAGTGGCGAAATGTAAACGATGGTTATGCCGACACGCCAGGCTTTTGCAAAGCTGCAACTTTAGACGAAGTACGCTTAAACAATTATGTGTTAACACCCAGCCGATATGTTGGTACGGAAGACGAGCAAATAGACGCAATGCCTTTTGAAGAAAAAATGCAAGTCCTTACTGCGAAGTTAGCCGAGCAATTTGCTAAAGATACTGAACTAGAAATAGCCATTCGTAGAAGCCTAAAAGAAATTGGATATGAGTTTTGA